ATGAAGTTTAGTCTGGCCATTGCCCTCTCCCATCATGCCGATCTGCTTATCATGGACGAACCGACGGCAGGACTCGATCCTATCTTCCGGCGTGAGCTTTTGGATTTGCTTTCAAACCTTATTCAGGATGAGAGTAAGACCGTATTATTTTCCACTCACATTACCGCAGACCTGGACAGGATAGCTGATTATATTACGTTTATTCATCAGGGAAATTTAGTTTTTAGTGAAGAGAGGAACATTATTGAAGAAAATTATGCCCTCATTAAAGGGCCTGCCCATCTGCTTGATCGGGATGTAGTAATCGGGGTTGCCATGAGCAGTCTTGGAATGCTGGGAGAATTCATTGTTTCGCTTCTGAGTGAAGAAAGCCATGTTTTTAAGATCAGCCCTTCGCTTCTTTTGACCAAAAGAAGCGTCAGATTTTAAACGAATCAGCAGGTTATTCAGCTTGGACACTGCCGACCCTTTTATTTGCTCTCCTCGTTTAAGGTTTGTCTTGTACCATTTCTATACGTATCTTCGCAAAACAAGATGTTTCATGAATAAACACAAAATAACGGCACCGTGCCATTCTTGTTAAAACAGGATGGATACGGTGCCGCTTTGTTTTACAGGAGCCGGTCCGGTTTTATTTAGGTCCCAAAGTATTCTTTCTTTAATTCGCTTAATTCGGTAAGAGCCTGCCTTGCATAGGCATCCTGCTTTCCTTCCAGTTTTGTAATTTCTTTATTCAGAGCAGCTTCGAGTGACTCTTCATAGTCCGGAATATCGCCATCAAAGGGTTGGATAACCTGAGGAGGTACAGCCGCTATTTCTTGATAAGCCAAAGCTTTTCTTTGATGGAACATGGAAACATCCACCTGGCCCGGATAGTGAATATCTCCCTGGGCAGGATGCTTCAAAACAGCAAGCACCCGAACCGGAAGTTTTGTCAGTCCCGGCTGATCCGCAATTTCTCCAATATATTTACCGCTCTTATAGAAAAAGACGACCCGATCACCTATTGAGAATGACATTTTTATTCCTCCTCCAATTTTTGCGATAGCAAAAATACTTCGTAAGCACCAGCTTTATTTTTTGTTTAAAATGGTTCGTTATCCTGTGCTCTGCTGTTCTTTCCATTTTTTAAATTCCCGGAATAACAAATCCACTGATTCCATTCTTGTTATTCTATGGCCTGTTTTGTTCCGGCTGTAAAAAACAAGGCAAGGAATAGTTTCAATATGCCAATCCTGGCATAAATCAGGTGCAAGCAATACATCACATTTGAAGACAGGGAGCGAGGCCGATGTTTGAATCACGATATTTAGCATTTGGGAAGCCAATGAGCAGGTACCGCATAAAGGTGAATACAGATATAACACAAAGGGGCCTTCCGTCTCTTGAAGCAACCGGGGAATATCCTCCGCTCTTACCTCTATCATTCCTGCCATAAGATCCTACCTCAGCCTTACATCAGCGGGGCAGCTGACCTTTCCAATCCGTGAACCATTCCAGAGAAAGGCACGTATAGGAAAGAACCGCGGACACGTCTTCGATATTGGACTCATCAATTTTACGGTTAAACTCAAGGGTCACCAGAATGTTATACCCCTTATTCCCCCCATGCAGATAGGAAACCCGTTGAGAAATTTGCGGACGGTTTTCCCACAAATGTTTCAACCGATTCTCTATGATAGGGCAAGCGATTTCCGGTTCGGGCACGTCCAATTCAAAAGTCACGTGAAGTTCGCAGCCCGGCGTTACTCCATCACGTTCCAACAGTTCGGCAGCCAGATCAGCAATGGGGGCATGGAGGGTAAGTCCTGCCAAGGGAGCACCTTCTTCCGCTCCGGCTTGTTGGAAGTAAATAGAATAAGTGCGGGACATAACGGCTATATCAATCACATCTTTGCGGTCTGCGATCTGAATCTGCCCCTTAAGGTCATATTCATATACCGCTCCTTCCAGCACGACTTTCAAGTTGTCGTAAATGGTAGGGTCAAACATGCCTGCTGTCTCCTTTCTGCCTTGGAAGAGGTACCAGAATATATCCCGTACCTCTCATGTTTTCCTTTATCTTTTGATGGTTTTATTCAGCATAAAGCTGCTGACGAAGCTGCTTGATTTCCTCATTATCCAGGTATTCATCATAAGACATCATCCGGTCAATCATTCCATTCGGAGTAATTTCAATAATCCGGTTGGCAATGGTCTGAATAAATTGATGGTCATGAGAAACGAATAGCAGGGTCCCGTCAAAGTCTACCAAACCGTTATTCAATGCAGTGATGGATTCCAGGTCCAAATGGTTGGTGGGTTCATCCATTACCAATACATTTGCAGCTTCCAGCATCATTTTAGCCAGCATACAGCGAACTTTTTCTCCCCCCGAAAGAACACTGGCTTTTTTAAGCGCTTCTTCACCTGAAAACAGCATGCGTCCAAGAAATCCGCGGAGGAAAGTCTCATCCTGATCCTTGGAATATTGCCGGAGCCATCCTACCAGATTTAAATCGACTCCTTCAAAATAAGCAGAGTTATCTTTTGGAAAATAGGCTTGTGAAGTAGTTACTCCCCATGTGTAAGTGCCTTCATCCGCTTCCTGTTCACCCATTACAATATCGAAAAGAGTCGATTTGGCATGTCCGTAAGGACCAACAAAAGCGATCTTGTCCCCTTTATTGACGGTAAAACTGATATTGTTCAGCACTTTTTCACCTTCAATGGTTTTGCTGATGCTCTCCACAGCCAGCAACTGTTTCCCGGCTTCACGTTCAGGCTTGAAATTAATGTAAGGGTACTTCCGGTTGGACGGCCTAATATCTTCTAATGTAAGCTTCTCCAGCTGCTTCTTACGGGAAGTCGCCTGCTTGGATTTGGAAGCATTAGCACTAAAACGCGCAATGAAGGTTTCCAATTCCTTCCGCTTCTCTTCTGTTTTTTTGTTTTGCTCTCTCGCCAGTTTAAGGGCCAGCTGACTGGATTCGTACCAGAAATCATAGTTGCCAACGTAAAGCTGTATTTTTCCAAAGTCAATATCAGCAATATGTGTGCAAACCTGGTTCAGGAAGTGACGATCGTGAGATACCACAATCACAGTGCCTTCAAATTTGGCCAGGAAGTTCTCCAGCCATCGGATTGATTCAATATCCAAATGGTTCGTAGGCTCGTCAAGCAGAAGAATGTTCGGTGTTCCAAACAAAGCCTGGGCCAATAGTACACGCACTTTTTCGTTACCGCTCAAATCTTTCATTTTCTGTTCGTGAAGCTCTTTAGGAATGCCAAGCCCGATTAACAATTCTGCGGCATCAGACTCCGCCTGCCAGCCATCCAACTCGGCAAATTCCCCCTCCAACTCGCCGGCACGGATTCCGTCCTCCTCAGAGAAATCCGGTTTGCTATAGAGAACGTCTTTTTCTACCATGATTTCGTACAGGCGCGTATGGCCCATTATAACAGTTTTCAATACTTCACATTCATCGAATTCAAAATGATTCTGCCTGAGTACGGCCAGACGTTCACCGGGAGCAATACTCACTTCACCTTTATTAGGTTCAATTTCGCCGGATAAGATTTTGAGAAATGTGGATTTACCCGCTCCATTTGCTCCAATCAAACCATAGCAGTTGCCGGGCGTGAATTTAATGTTCACGTCTTCAAATAAAGCCCGCTTTCCGTATCTTAAAGTTACACCCGTTACTGTAATCATTGTACGCATCCATACCCTTTCTATATTCATTCAACGTTTATTGCGCTCGATTTCTTCCACCAGTTCGGACAAATACGTCCACCTTTCAAGTGCTGTCTCCAACTCCGAAGCCACCTCCTGCTGCTCTTCAAACAGCTGCTGTACCTTGGCAAAATCACTTCCGGCCGCTTCAATTTCACTTTTCAGCTTGTCGGCCCGTTCCTCCAGCTCCGTAATGCGCTCTTCAATACTGTCCCATTCTTTCTGCTCATTGTAAGACAACTTCTTTGGTTTGGATTTTTCAGAAACCGGTTTGCCTGCCGGAGCTTCTTTGGAAGATTTTGACCCCTGGATTAATAGAGCATCTTGCATTTTTTTATGTTCCATATAATCGGAATAAGTGCCGTAGAAGTGGTTTACTTCCCCATTTCCCTCCAAGGCAAACAGATGATTTGCCGTACGGTCCAGGAAATAACGGTCGTGCGAGACCGTGATCACAGCTCCCGGAAAATGCTCCAGATAATCTTCCAGAATAGCCAGCGTCTGAATGTCCAGGTCATTCGTCGGTTCATCAAGCAATAATACGTTCGGCTCTCCCATCAAAGTACGCAGCAGGTATAAACGGCGTTTTTCTCCTCCGGAAAGCTTGCCGATCGGAGTCCACTGTAGATGTCCGGGAAACAGAAATCTCTCCAGCATTTGGGCAGCTGTTACCGTACTTCCATCAGTCGTGCGGATAACTTCCGCCGCTTCTTTAATGTAATCAATTACGCGCTGTGTATCATCCATTTCGGCAATTTCCTGCCGATAATAGGCTATCTTTACCGTTTGTCCTACTTCTATGGAACCATTATCCGGCCCAATCTCCCCGGCCAACATATTGAGAAGGGTTGATTTGCCTGCACCATTACGGCCAATAATCCCAATGCGGTCTCCCCTTACAACAGCATAATTCAAGCCTTCAAATAGCGTTTTCCCGTTTATAGCTTTGCTTACATCATGAAGCTCAATAATCATTCTACCAAGCCTGCTGCCTGCCAGGGCCATGTCCAGCTTATCGGTTGGTCCCTGCGTCTTCTGGTCCCGCAAAGTTTCGGCACGTTCCACACGGGCTTTTTGTTTTGTAGTCCGTGCTTTCGCCCCCCGGCGCAGCCAGGTCAGTTCCCGGCGGAGGAGATTTTGCCGCTTCAGTTCGCTGGCCGCTTCCCTCTCCAGCCGTTCCGCTTTCTTCTCCAGAAACACCTCATAATTGCCATCGTAACTGTATATCTGTCCGTGATCCAGCTCAAAAATCTTGTTCGTTACCCTGTCCAGAAAATATCGGTCATGTGTAACCAGCAGCAAAGCGCCCTTCCACTTGCCGAGATACTCTTCCAGCCACAAGGCCGTTTCATTATCAATGTGGTTCGTCGGCTCATCAAGGATCAGCAGATCAGCGGGCTGAATGAGAACTCGGGCCATGGCCACTCGTTTACGCTGACCGCCGGACAGCTTGGCTACGGGTTTAGTGAAATCGGTAATGCCAAGTTTGGTCAATACCGTCTTCGCCACCGTACCGGCCTCCCATGCACCGACCACGTCCATTTGCTGCTGGACCCGGAACAGGCGGGCCTGATTGCTTTCATCGCTTGGGTCCGCTTCCAGTTCCGAGAGCGCCTGCTCATATTCCCTCAGCGTCTGCATAATAGGTGAATTACAGTAAAACACCTGCTCCAGCACCGTGGAAGTCTCGTCAAACTCAGGCTGCTGGGGTAAATAATCCACCCGGAAATCTCCCGCGTGATTCAGCTTTCCCGCATCAGCCGTTTCAAGGCCGGCCAGCAGTTTAAGCAGTGTGGACTTCCCGGTACCGTTCACGCCGATGAGTCCGATCCGTTCCTTTTCATTGATCACAAAGAATATATCTTTGAACAGCACTTTTTCGCCGTATGTTTTCGTGATATGTTCTGCAGTTAACAGACTCATGGTTGTTTTCTCCTTCACATGGCGGTCCGGCCGCTTAAGCCGGATCGGTTAAGTAAGCAGCCAGCAATATGGCGGTGTTCACTACAGCCTCTTTATGCGTGCGCTCCATGCCGTGAGAGGCGTGAACCCCCGGTCCAATCAGAGCCGCCCGTATATTCTGGCCTCCCCTCAAAGCCGCGGAAGCGTCCGAGTTGTAATGCGGGTAAATATCAACGGCAAATCGGATACCGAGCCCTTCCGCAAGTTCTATCATCTTGGAAGTCATATGATAGTCATAAGGTCCGGATGAGTCTTTGGCGCAGATCGAAACATCCTGTTCCGTACAGTTTAAATCATCCCCCACGGCTCCCATGTCCACAGCGATTAGTTCATTGACATCTGAAGGCAGGTAAGAAGCACCATGACCGACTTCCTCATACGTAGTTATAATAACTTTAACGGTGTAAGCTGGCTTGATATCTTGCCGCTTAAACAGCTCCAGCAGTCCAAAAATTGCAGCCATACTGGCTTTATCATCCAGATGGCGGGATTTGATAAAGCCGTTCTCCCTGATCACCACACGCGGGTCAAAAGAGATAAAGTCCCCGGTACGAATGCCCAGGGTTTCTACATCTTCCTTGGAATGAACAAGTTCATCCAGCCGGACTTCCATGTTTTTCTCAACCCGTTCCAGTTCCCTGGATTTTGGAAACACGTGCACTGAAGGTTCTATAGTCAAAATTGTACCCTCATAGATTTGTCCGCCCCGCGTATGGATTTTACAGTATTCATTCTCGATAGCCCCCATCATGAACCCGCCTACGGAAGTCAATTTTAATCTTCCAGAGGATGTTACGGAACGTACCATGGCACCAAGCGTATCCACATGACCCGAAACTCCAATCGTTCTGGAGCCGGATTGGCCCGGAATCGTAATGATTCCGCATCCCTTATTAGTCAATACAAAGGTATAACCCAGATTCTCGGCTTCCTCCTGGACTGTTTTCATGATCTTTTGGCAGTAACCGCTTGGACTTGGGGTATTCAGCAGCTTACCGAGAATATCCAATATATAAGATTCATTCATTGAAAATGTCAAGGTAATCCTTCCTTTCTCGTTCCAACCGCAAGTTGCACAAAAAAAGCCACCCATCATAACATGAGGCGAATCTTAAAAAACTGCCTTATTCCTTTTTTGAGGATCCGCAAAAATTTTTCGCCTGCATTGCTGATTTATTACTTAATACACAAAAACAGTGCAGCCTCTCTCCTTTGGATACTACACTGTTTTCCTGTGTTTTTCAAACCTGAATCCAATTCTAATCTAATCCTTTCAAGGTGAAGCGGGTTTCTCAAGCATATTTCCAAACCCTTTGGGAGAAGCTCCACTCAGAAGAATGGTTATGCCGGATAGCTTATCCCTCATAGTCCACACAAACGGAAGGGCTGTCCAGTACTTCTCTCATATGGGCTAGAACGCCCTGATGAACAGGATGAGCCTGGTAAGCATTCATATCGGATAAGGACTTAAACTTTGTAACAAGCGCGAGATCATATGAGCGTTCGGAATGAACAATGTCCTTCCCTACTTCAATGTCCAGCAGTTCGGGAATACGTCCTTTCATATTTCTCAGTACTTCTGCTGTCCGTTCCACAGCTTCCGGACTGCGGTCTTTCAATTTGAAAAATACAATGTGAGTCAGCAGATTCAACACTCTCCTTCGGTTAAATTTACTTCACGGTTTGGGAGGACCATTGCTCTACATCCCAGACTTTGGTCACCCAGTCCTCGTAAAACTCCGGTTCGTGGCAAACCAGAACAACCGTCCCTTTGTATTGTTTCAACGCACGCCGCAATTCTTCCTTCGCCGCCACATCAAGATGGTTAGTCGGCTCGTCAAACAAAATCCAGTTGCTTTCATTCATTAGAAGCTTACACAGGCGGACTTTTGCCTGTTCTCCCCCGCTCAGCATGTTCATCTGCCGGGTGATGTGCTCGTTCTTAAGGCCGCAGCGGGCTAATGCTGCCCGAACCTCGTGCTGATTCATATGCGGAAATTCATCCCATACTTCGTCAATTGGTGTTCGGTTTCCCGCCTTGACTTCCTGTTCAAAATAGGCCGGATACAAAAAATCCCCTCTATAAACCGTGCCGCTATAAGGTTTGATTTTACCCAGCATCGTTTTTAGCAAAGTAGATTTACCTACCCCGTTACAGCCTACTACTGCAATCTTGTCCCCGCGTTCAATAGTGACATTCAATTTGGGAAGAAGTGGATAATCATATCCGATCTCCAGGTCCTTCGCCTCAAAGACACTCTTACCGCTGGCGCGTGATTCCTTGAATACGAAGATAGGTTTTGCCGCTGTTTCCGGACGATCGATTCGTTCAATCCGGTCCAGCTGTTTCTGCCTGCTCTTTGCCCGCCCGGAAGTGGAATATCGTGCTTTGTTACGCTGGATGAAGTCTTCCTGCTTCTTGATATATTCCTGCTGTTTTTCAAAAGCTTCAATATGCTGGTTTTTATTGATCTCAGCCATTTGCAGGAACTTCTCGTAGTTAGCTGAATAGCGTGTCAGCCTGGTGAATTCCAGATGGTAAATCACATTTACCACCTTGTTCATAAATTCGGTATCATGGGAAATCAAAATAAACGCATGCGGGTACTCTTTCAAATAATTGGTGAGCCAGGCGATATGCTCAACATCCAAATAGTTGGTAGGCTCATCCAGCAGCAGCACCTTCGGCTTTTGCAGCAGCAGCTTGGCAAGCAGCACCTTCGTACGCTGCCCGCCGCTTAATGCTTCTACATTTCGGTCAAGACCTATTGCATTCAGCCCGAGACCGTTGGCCATCTCTTCCACTTTCACATCAATCATATAGAAACCGCCGTTATCCAGCTGTTCCTGAATGTCCCCCATTTGTTCCAGCAATACTTCCAATTCTTCCGGAGAAGCATCTGCCATTTTATTCGTAATCTCTATCAATTCCCGTTCTTGTTCAAACAAAGGAAGAAAAGCATCCTTTAAAACATCCCGGATTGTTTTGCCTGGAGTCAGCCTGGTATGCTGGTCCAAATAGCCGTATTCCACTCTTGGTGTCCATTCGACCTTTCCCTGATCCTTCAGAAGCTGGCCTGTTAAAATGTTCATTAATGTGGATTTCCCCACTCCGTTGGCACCTACTAAACCTACGTGCTCACCCGCAAGCAGACGGAACGATACATTCTTGAATAAAACCCTGTCACCGAACGAATGGCTCAGGTCTTCAACCGTCAACAGACTCATGTCAGTTCAAATACCCCTTTATCCATAAATCAAGCTATCATAAGAATACATTATAGCATTGGAAGGAGGTACAGAAAACAGAAAAAATAAACATAATTTTCATTCCCGTTTTGAAAAGTAACCAAAGTGTTACCCCACATCAAACAAAAAAAATGTATTCCATTTGAAGGACCCGGATTTTGTCGCCTTCCTTCAGCGGGTAACTTTGATAAGGAATCAGGGGCTCTCCGTTCAGGAAGGTCCCGTTACTTGAACCTGTATCCTTGATCATGAATCGTTCTGCTTCCCTGGTGATTTCGAAATGGATGCGTGAGATTCCAGGCTGATCTTCCCGATAGTCCACCCCTTTTTCTCCCCTTCCGACCGTCAAGGAGTCCTTTTCCATAAAAATAACCGACCTTTGTCCATCTTTATAAACCTCTAAGAAAGGCGGCTTATCTGCAGGGCCTGCCATATGGGAGCCGGCTAAATGAAAAGGATTGGAGGCCGGCTGGAAGGGAACAGTAGCGTCATCCTTTGACGCGGTTAATAAAGTTGTCTTTTGACTTAGAAAGGCGTAATGTTCCTTCAGGGTTTGAGGCGGCAAATTACTTTCGCTCATGGCCGGTTCAGTTTCCTTCGCTTTTCTGGAGACAGATAACTTCATTTTTGAAAAAAAGTTTCTCCTCTCATCCTCTGTACTGTCTTGAACAGCATAACCCGTCGGACTCTGTACAATTTCCGGATGATTAGTGAATAATCCTTTCTCCGGCTTCCGGTTTCCCCATGGTTGCATCTCTGTTGGCCAGGCATCCCCTGCTTCATCGGGCTCCCGCTCGGCCAGCCAAAGCAATAAAGCATAGATGGCAGCGGGTAAAAATAAGGTCACGCCCCCGGCAATATACAATAGCGCCTCTTCCTGACGGTCCAGGTATATTTTCCAAAAAAGGATAATGATAACTGATGCTGCCGTATAAATAATAAAAACGGTTCTTTTAGAAAAATGAACGGAATCTTCCTCAAGGAGCTTATCTGCATCCTGCCAGGATATAGAGTCTTCACCAGGGTCCCGCTGCCCCCAGGGGTCTGGTATGGAATTACGCTCAATTTCCCGGTTATGGGAGACTGCGGCCTCTGCATAACTTTGTCCACTATCATCTCTTTCTTCCCCGTCCCCCGTTCCTCCGATCCATCTAAAGACAGGGGTGCCGTCTTCTTTGATTTGCGGGATAGATTTCTCCTCGCTCATTACCTGTTCGAAATCGGGGGATAACCTTCTTCCCCCCTGATTTTCTCCGCCTTTTAGTACATTAGGACTGTTTCCTGCCTGTTCAAGCAAATGTCCGGCCAACTCTTTGAATCCTTTTAAGTAAAAATCTTCCGCTGTACAGTAATGGAGCAATGGGGTAAAAAGGGAATGATTGTCAAGAATACATTTTTGCAGCAATGATTCAAGAAACAGCTGGATCTGGCGCTTCACCGGAACGGGTGAATGTTGCCTGACAGGCACATAGGTTAAAAACAATTCTTTGAATTGTTTACCTATAAACATAAACCGGTCTTCCAGCAAAAAAGACTCTTCCCTTAACATGTAATTGCCGCTCTCTATGAGGATGGATGTTAATCGGGAAAGAAATTCCAGCAATTCCTCTGCTTTTAAAGGCTCTGTCTTTAGCGTATGGGAAAGCATTCTTTTGGAAGTCACATCGTATACCAGCTTGGCAACTCCATCTGTCTCCTCCAGACGGAAAGGCAGCAGATGGGGAATGGTCTGCTTGTTCGCCATATACAGTTCCACTTGTATAACATCCTCTTTCTTCAATCCTGCTGTCTTGCTTAGAACCATAAAATGGCCCCGCTGTTGAATAAATTCATAATGCAGGCCGTACACCTTCCGGATCAAATCATCCCCTCCTTACAGCCATTTCAGCTCCACAAAAGCCGTTAAAATGCCCGGAAGCACCGCATACATGAAAGGAAACCGGATATGTAACATTTCTCCCCTAATTAAATAAGAGTAAATCTTAAAAACCCTTGATTTATAAGGGTTTTTCTTGTTCGTATCTGTTCTCATCCGAGTGAATTATGGTGAATCCGAGTAGATTTTGTCCCCAATTCGTCCCCAACGGGGACAAAATGATTGCCAGATGATTATTTCTAAAACGCAGTGTATAATATAGAGAACAAACGTTCCATCCGAAAGGAGCCGCCGCCATGCCCGCCGCAACACACGACGAACTAACGCTGATCAAAAAGTACCTCGTCCTCCCTCTCGTCATGTCCGTATTTGAGCGCGACGCAAAGACCTTGCGCGAGGTACTTAAAACACCCGATCCATATGTCGAAAGGATCAATCGGGGAATCGAATACATTAACGATGACCTAACAAAAGTCCGCAAGTATTTCCGGGCTAACGGAATAAAGGTTTATGACGTAGAGAGGTCGGCATCCGATCTTAGTTGCGGCTATACTTGTCGGGGATATACCGGGTCCATGCGTCTGCTCATGAGCCATCTGCGGAGCGAGGTCGAAGTCGAAATGCGGAAATATCTCGGAGAGGATATACAGGAGCTGCGAAAGGGACCGAGTAATATTGTGTAAAAAGCATGGGAATCTATGGATATTTGTGCTAATATAGTATATGTTCAAATGGATATATATGGAGGAGATGGAATTGAAGGAAGAAATAAAGGTTAACCGTTTCACTAAAAAACAAGCTGGGATCGTGGGGTTTGCTTTACTCTTTATAGTGATTGGTCTTGTCTTTTTTTACATAGGAAGGTCCAGCGCAAGCCACGAATTAAACGGCAAGGCCTTAACGATTGCGAACGTCCAAAAAGAAACCGAAGATGCAAACGCCAAACTTAAACAAGCATCAGATGAATACAAAAAGATCGAAGATAAGTTTAAAGGAGCACAGATCGTAATCGATCAAGCTAATACACGGAAAAGCGATGCGGATAGGTACCAGAAAGAAGCCGAAAAATACGAAAAGTTAGCCGGCGAAAAGAAAGCCGAATTAGACAAAATAGAGTCCGCGATTAAGGAGAAGAAAGATGCCCCTATCGTTTTACCCGCTGGCAAGTTAACCGGAGGTAAGGATATCCCGGCAGGTCGTTATAAGGTGACGAAAGCAGGCCGTGAGGGAAGTAATTTTATCGTAACGTCAGCGTCAGGGGAGCTTAAAGCTAATACCATAGTAGCCGGCGGTAACCACGGCGTCGCAGAGTACGTAACGAGTATCGATAACGGCGACACCTTAGACTGTCACGCATCGTTTAAGTTCACGCCGGTTGAGTGATGCATAGTAAAGCCCTTCGGGGCTTTTTATTTTGCACAAAAATAAGTATTGTCATAAGTATTTCCATAAGTATTGCCATAAGTACGTAGTTATGATACAATAGAATCAAGGTAAGGGAATAACTTACCAAACTGAGATCGCTGGCATAGCGCAGCGACAAGGAGGAAAAAACAATGAATATTGTTGAGATGTACCGAAAAGTAAAAGAGATTTATGAAGCAAATGTAAGAACTCCAGACAATTGGGAAACGGGTTACGAGTTCATCGGTCTTCGATTTGAAGACAAGGAACGTGAGATCGGCGAAATTTGCGAATGCAGCCGCCATAACGCCGATCGCGAGGA
This Paenibacillus larvae subsp. larvae DNA region includes the following protein-coding sequences:
- a CDS encoding AAA family ATPase encodes the protein MKLSKGMKMKFSLAIALSHHADLLIMDEPTAGLDPIFRRELLDLLSNLIQDESKTVLFSTHITADLDRIADYITFIHQGNLVFSEERNIIEENYALIKGPAHLLDRDVVIGVAMSSLGMLGEFIVSLLSEESHVFKISPSLLLTKRSVRF
- the kapB gene encoding sporulation phosphorelay system protein KapB, whose amino-acid sequence is MSFSIGDRVVFFYKSGKYIGEIADQPGLTKLPVRVLAVLKHPAQGDIHYPGQVDVSMFHQRKALAYQEIAAVPPQVIQPFDGDIPDYEESLEAALNKEITKLEGKQDAYARQALTELSELKKEYFGT
- a CDS encoding thioredoxin family protein, which produces MAGMIEVRAEDIPRLLQETEGPFVLYLYSPLCGTCSLASQMLNIVIQTSASLPVFKCDVLLAPDLCQDWHIETIPCLVFYSRNKTGHRITRMESVDLLFREFKKWKEQQSTG
- a CDS encoding ABC-F family ATP-binding cassette domain-containing protein, yielding MITVTGVTLRYGKRALFEDVNIKFTPGNCYGLIGANGAGKSTFLKILSGEIEPNKGEVSIAPGERLAVLRQNHFEFDECEVLKTVIMGHTRLYEIMVEKDVLYSKPDFSEEDGIRAGELEGEFAELDGWQAESDAAELLIGLGIPKELHEQKMKDLSGNEKVRVLLAQALFGTPNILLLDEPTNHLDIESIRWLENFLAKFEGTVIVVSHDRHFLNQVCTHIADIDFGKIQLYVGNYDFWYESSQLALKLAREQNKKTEEKRKELETFIARFSANASKSKQATSRKKQLEKLTLEDIRPSNRKYPYINFKPEREAGKQLLAVESISKTIEGEKVLNNISFTVNKGDKIAFVGPYGHAKSTLFDIVMGEQEADEGTYTWGVTTSQAYFPKDNSAYFEGVDLNLVGWLRQYSKDQDETFLRGFLGRMLFSGEEALKKASVLSGGEKVRCMLAKMMLEAANVLVMDEPTNHLDLESITALNNGLVDFDGTLLFVSHDHQFIQTIANRIIEITPNGMIDRMMSYDEYLDNEEIKQLRQQLYAE
- a CDS encoding ABC-F family ATP-binding cassette domain-containing protein, which encodes MSLLTAEHITKTYGEKVLFKDIFFVINEKERIGLIGVNGTGKSTLLKLLAGLETADAGKLNHAGDFRVDYLPQQPEFDETSTVLEQVFYCNSPIMQTLREYEQALSELEADPSDESNQARLFRVQQQMDVVGAWEAGTVAKTVLTKLGITDFTKPVAKLSGGQRKRVAMARVLIQPADLLILDEPTNHIDNETALWLEEYLGKWKGALLLVTHDRYFLDRVTNKIFELDHGQIYSYDGNYEVFLEKKAERLEREAASELKRQNLLRRELTWLRRGAKARTTKQKARVERAETLRDQKTQGPTDKLDMALAGSRLGRMIIELHDVSKAINGKTLFEGLNYAVVRGDRIGIIGRNGAGKSTLLNMLAGEIGPDNGSIEVGQTVKIAYYRQEIAEMDDTQRVIDYIKEAAEVIRTTDGSTVTAAQMLERFLFPGHLQWTPIGKLSGGEKRRLYLLRTLMGEPNVLLLDEPTNDLDIQTLAILEDYLEHFPGAVITVSHDRYFLDRTANHLFALEGNGEVNHFYGTYSDYMEHKKMQDALLIQGSKSSKEAPAGKPVSEKSKPKKLSYNEQKEWDSIEERITELEERADKLKSEIEAAGSDFAKVQQLFEEQQEVASELETALERWTYLSELVEEIERNKR
- a CDS encoding M42 family metallopeptidase — its product is MTFSMNESYILDILGKLLNTPSPSGYCQKIMKTVQEEAENLGYTFVLTNKGCGIITIPGQSGSRTIGVSGHVDTLGAMVRSVTSSGRLKLTSVGGFMMGAIENEYCKIHTRGGQIYEGTILTIEPSVHVFPKSRELERVEKNMEVRLDELVHSKEDVETLGIRTGDFISFDPRVVIRENGFIKSRHLDDKASMAAIFGLLELFKRQDIKPAYTVKVIITTYEEVGHGASYLPSDVNELIAVDMGAVGDDLNCTEQDVSICAKDSSGPYDYHMTSKMIELAEGLGIRFAVDIYPHYNSDASAALRGGQNIRAALIGPGVHASHGMERTHKEAVVNTAILLAAYLTDPA
- a CDS encoding Dabb family protein, with translation MLTHIVFFKLKDRSPEAVERTAEVLRNMKGRIPELLDIEVGKDIVHSERSYDLALVTKFKSLSDMNAYQAHPVHQGVLAHMREVLDSPSVCVDYEG
- a CDS encoding ABC-F family ATP-binding cassette domain-containing protein → MSLLTVEDLSHSFGDRVLFKNVSFRLLAGEHVGLVGANGVGKSTLMNILTGQLLKDQGKVEWTPRVEYGYLDQHTRLTPGKTIRDVLKDAFLPLFEQERELIEITNKMADASPEELEVLLEQMGDIQEQLDNGGFYMIDVKVEEMANGLGLNAIGLDRNVEALSGGQRTKVLLAKLLLQKPKVLLLDEPTNYLDVEHIAWLTNYLKEYPHAFILISHDTEFMNKVVNVIYHLEFTRLTRYSANYEKFLQMAEINKNQHIEAFEKQQEYIKKQEDFIQRNKARYSTSGRAKSRQKQLDRIERIDRPETAAKPIFVFKESRASGKSVFEAKDLEIGYDYPLLPKLNVTIERGDKIAVVGCNGVGKSTLLKTMLGKIKPYSGTVYRGDFLYPAYFEQEVKAGNRTPIDEVWDEFPHMNQHEVRAALARCGLKNEHITRQMNMLSGGEQAKVRLCKLLMNESNWILFDEPTNHLDVAAKEELRRALKQYKGTVVLVCHEPEFYEDWVTKVWDVEQWSSQTVK